Proteins encoded together in one Thermophilibacter immobilis window:
- the dltC gene encoding D-alanine--poly(phosphoribitol) ligase subunit DltC — MASSDDEVKDKMLGLLESVCDDEEVRAHPDEDLFELGFLDSMAAIELLVGIEEEFGVSIAPTEVERSQMNTVNKIVSQVARRL, encoded by the coding sequence ATGGCTAGCTCGGATGACGAGGTCAAAGACAAGATGCTTGGCCTGCTCGAAAGCGTCTGCGACGACGAGGAGGTGCGTGCCCACCCCGACGAGGACCTGTTCGAGCTCGGCTTTCTGGACTCGATGGCGGCAATCGAACTGCTCGTGGGCATAGAGGAGGAGTTCGGCGTCTCGATTGCCCCGACCGAGGTTGAGCGCTCCCAGATGAACACGGTGAACAAGATCGTGTCCCAGGTGGCACGCAGGCTCTAG
- the dltB gene encoding D-alanyl-lipoteichoic acid biosynthesis protein DltB, with the protein MEFFSDPSFFALLAVALAGAAALGLTERPLRHYALAVSVVFLGCLFFRTPVELAALGAFLVVSRGATLWCAAAPTHARRFYAAVGLTVAPLALYKVSAVFDQSLWGFVGISYVTFKATQVVIEVHDGLISQDELGLEDWLSFLLFFPQFTEGPIDRSRRFAADAHATPTRDEYAGLLARGILLLLIGAVYKMVLAELAHRFYAPAAWGSSDVGTELLAQVKTAYLYGLYLFFDFAGYSLMAMGASFCLGIRCPRNFRAPFLATDMVDFWNRWHITLSTWFRDFVFMRFTRLIMRRRLIRDRVSVAQASFVVDMLVMGFWHGVSPGYVGYGLYHGVLLAATYGIQKRSKFYRAHRGQVWFTLVSWFVTLQLVILGFALFSGQIGMLVEGALNG; encoded by the coding sequence ATGGAGTTCTTCTCGGATCCCAGCTTCTTCGCCCTGCTCGCCGTCGCGCTCGCGGGCGCGGCCGCGCTCGGCCTTACCGAGCGGCCGCTGCGCCACTACGCGCTCGCGGTCTCGGTCGTGTTCCTGGGCTGCCTCTTCTTCAGGACGCCGGTCGAGCTCGCGGCCCTGGGGGCGTTTCTCGTGGTCTCCCGCGGGGCGACGCTGTGGTGCGCGGCGGCTCCCACCCACGCGCGGCGCTTCTACGCGGCCGTGGGCCTCACCGTCGCGCCGCTCGCGCTCTACAAGGTCTCGGCCGTCTTCGACCAGAGCCTCTGGGGGTTCGTGGGGATCTCGTACGTGACGTTCAAGGCCACGCAGGTCGTGATCGAGGTCCACGACGGGCTTATCTCCCAAGACGAGCTGGGCCTCGAGGACTGGCTCAGCTTCCTGCTGTTCTTTCCGCAGTTCACCGAGGGCCCCATCGATCGGAGCAGGCGCTTTGCGGCCGACGCCCACGCCACGCCCACGCGCGACGAGTACGCGGGGCTTCTCGCCCGCGGCATCCTGCTGCTCCTGATCGGCGCCGTCTACAAGATGGTCCTCGCCGAGCTCGCGCACCGCTTCTACGCGCCCGCCGCCTGGGGGTCCTCCGACGTGGGCACGGAGCTCCTCGCCCAGGTCAAGACCGCCTACCTCTACGGGCTCTACCTGTTCTTCGACTTCGCCGGCTACAGCCTCATGGCCATGGGGGCGAGCTTTTGCCTGGGGATTCGCTGCCCGCGCAACTTCCGTGCGCCGTTTCTTGCCACGGACATGGTGGACTTCTGGAACCGCTGGCACATCACGCTGTCTACCTGGTTTCGCGACTTCGTCTTTATGCGCTTCACGCGTCTGATCATGCGTCGCAGGCTCATCCGCGACCGGGTGAGCGTGGCTCAGGCGAGCTTTGTGGTGGACATGCTCGTCATGGGGTTCTGGCATGGGGTCTCGCCCGGCTACGTGGGCTACGGCCTCTATCACGGGGTCCTGCTCGCGGCGACGTATGGGATTCAGAAGCGCTCGAAGTTCTACCGGGCGCATCGCGGCCAGGTGTGGTTTACGCTGGTTTCGTGGTTCGTGACGCTTCAGCTCGTGATACTTGGTTTTGCGCTGTTCTCGGGACAGATTGGCATGCTCGTGGAAGGGGCACTCAATGGCTAG
- a CDS encoding amino acid adenylation domain-containing protein, giving the protein MSEKNALLAAIEKTARERPETVCYRARGAAPTTYGTLWSQATALASALADRVPGQGPVIVLGHKEALTVAAFLGCLMSGHAYAPVDVELPTARVRDIASQIPHATLLATCDVPRGLADLLPTARLLDARALVRAAASQEAPLVPCPRERWVTGDQTQYVIFTSGSTGRPKGIEVTAANVANFTSWLTTFPVVADGGRVFLDQAHYSFDLSVYELAGALATGGCLHAVGPDLAGDFPALFSDLATSGIEVWVSTPSFVDLCLADKSFDARLLPRARLFLFCGEVLHHTTVRALRERFPEALVTNTYGPTESTVAVTYAPVTDAELADPTPLSVGRPRPGTELRITDPQTGAPVPEGATGEIVICGDTVARGYYESPQKTAAAFFDATLVDGTPTRAYRTGDLGHLDERGMLYCEGRLDALVKLNGYRIEPGEVEGALEAVEGVAQAAVVPRVRAGRTDSLVAFVTCEPGGAAALAGTAEPSEFEVARALKELLAATLPAYMVPRRIRVVDALPLTANEKVDRAALAASVVRRR; this is encoded by the coding sequence ATGAGCGAGAAGAACGCCCTGCTCGCAGCTATCGAGAAGACCGCGCGCGAGCGGCCCGAGACCGTGTGCTATCGCGCGCGCGGAGCGGCCCCCACGACGTATGGCACGCTGTGGTCTCAGGCGACCGCGCTCGCGAGTGCCCTCGCGGACCGCGTGCCTGGCCAGGGTCCCGTGATCGTCCTGGGGCACAAGGAGGCGCTCACCGTCGCAGCGTTTCTCGGCTGCCTCATGAGCGGGCACGCCTACGCGCCCGTTGATGTGGAGCTCCCGACCGCACGCGTCCGTGACATCGCGAGCCAGATTCCCCACGCCACGCTGCTTGCAACCTGCGACGTTCCGAGGGGCCTCGCGGATCTTCTGCCCACGGCCCGCCTGCTCGACGCCCGCGCCCTCGTGCGCGCCGCAGCGTCGCAGGAGGCTCCCCTGGTGCCCTGTCCCCGTGAGCGGTGGGTCACGGGCGACCAGACGCAGTACGTGATCTTCACGTCCGGCTCGACGGGCCGCCCCAAGGGCATCGAGGTCACGGCGGCGAACGTGGCCAACTTCACGAGCTGGCTCACGACGTTCCCCGTGGTCGCGGATGGCGGGCGCGTCTTTCTCGACCAGGCGCACTACTCGTTTGACCTCTCGGTCTACGAGCTCGCGGGCGCGCTCGCCACGGGTGGGTGCCTGCACGCCGTGGGCCCCGACCTCGCAGGGGACTTCCCCGCGCTCTTCTCGGACCTGGCGACCTCCGGAATCGAGGTCTGGGTCTCTACGCCGTCCTTCGTCGACCTCTGCCTCGCCGACAAGAGCTTCGACGCGCGTCTCCTGCCCCGCGCGCGGCTGTTCCTGTTCTGCGGCGAGGTCCTGCACCACACGACCGTCCGCGCCCTGCGCGAGCGCTTCCCCGAGGCCCTCGTGACCAACACGTACGGTCCGACGGAGTCCACGGTCGCGGTCACCTACGCCCCGGTCACCGATGCCGAGCTTGCCGATCCGACGCCCCTGAGCGTGGGGCGTCCGCGCCCGGGCACCGAGCTTCGCATCACGGATCCCCAGACCGGCGCGCCCGTGCCGGAGGGCGCCACCGGTGAGATCGTCATCTGCGGGGACACCGTGGCGCGCGGCTACTACGAGAGCCCCCAGAAGACTGCGGCGGCGTTCTTCGACGCCACGCTCGTCGACGGCACCCCGACGCGCGCCTATCGGACGGGCGACCTCGGTCACCTGGACGAGCGGGGCATGCTCTACTGCGAGGGGAGACTCGACGCGCTCGTGAAGCTCAACGGCTATCGGATCGAGCCCGGCGAGGTCGAGGGCGCCCTGGAGGCCGTGGAGGGCGTCGCCCAGGCGGCCGTGGTGCCGCGCGTCCGTGCCGGGCGCACGGACAGCCTCGTCGCGTTTGTCACCTGCGAGCCGGGGGGAGCCGCGGCCCTTGCGGGCACGGCCGAGCCCAGCGAGTTCGAGGTGGCGCGTGCCCTCAAGGAGCTCCTCGCGGCCACGCTGCCGGCCTACATGGTGCCGCGCCGCATACGCGTGGTCGACGCCCTTCCCCTGACCGCCAACGAGAAGGTCGACCGCGCGGCGCTCGCCGCGAGCGTCGTCCGGCGCAGGTAA